The following coding sequences lie in one Pseudoalteromonas sp. Scap06 genomic window:
- a CDS encoding NADP-binding protein, whose protein sequence is MQTNKDNLVVLGAGWLGQALCIDAQKQGWQVQGTHRSDTHQFDFERQFVLQNGELQHQVDLQNAYWVCAIPPRSRDSESDYSQVLEQGLKLATELNCKGFLLCSSTGVYDQEPGVYSESSDISGTNERQIKLYDAEEQVLEQQGKVLRLAGLLGPNREPGRFVAGKELNTSSQQVVNMVHQQDVINAIYAVLNNWSQGQSIYNVVNPAHPNKADYYAQKCELYGTQMPSFSSDEVAERKVIGSAIEALGFSYQYGI, encoded by the coding sequence GTGCAAACCAACAAAGATAACTTAGTAGTCCTTGGCGCTGGTTGGCTTGGCCAAGCCTTATGTATTGATGCACAAAAACAAGGTTGGCAAGTGCAAGGAACTCATCGTAGTGACACTCATCAATTTGATTTTGAGCGTCAGTTTGTTTTACAAAACGGCGAGCTGCAGCACCAAGTGGATTTACAAAACGCGTACTGGGTGTGTGCTATACCGCCGCGCAGTCGTGACAGCGAAAGTGATTATTCTCAAGTGCTGGAGCAGGGGTTAAAGCTGGCAACTGAACTTAATTGCAAAGGTTTTTTATTGTGCTCATCGACTGGAGTGTATGATCAAGAGCCTGGAGTTTATAGTGAAAGTAGCGATATATCTGGCACTAACGAGCGACAAATAAAGCTCTATGATGCTGAAGAGCAAGTACTTGAGCAGCAAGGTAAAGTTTTAAGGTTAGCCGGATTGTTGGGGCCAAACAGAGAGCCGGGTCGTTTTGTGGCAGGTAAAGAGCTCAACACCTCTAGTCAGCAAGTGGTGAACATGGTGCATCAACAAGATGTGATCAATGCCATTTATGCGGTACTTAACAATTGGTCACAAGGGCAAAGCATTTATAATGTAGTTAACCCTGCGCATCCGAACAAAGCAGATTATTATGCACAAAAATGTGAGCTGTATGGCACACAAATGCCAAGTTTTAGTAGTGATGAAGTCGCTGAGCGCAAAGTTATTGGCTCAGCGATAGAAGCGCTGGGTTTTAGTTATCAGTATGGTATTTAA
- the hutH gene encoding histidine ammonia-lyase: MISYTLTPGQLELNTLRKINQSAVDLTLATESVTQIAASAQTVQDVINEQRTVYGINTGFGLLANTKIANDELELLQRSIVLSHAAGIGELMDDSTVRLMITLKVNSLSRGYSGIRLAVIEFFIQLLKNEVYPCVPKKGSVGASGDLAPLAHMCLPLLGEGKMRYQGELISAEQGLKIAGLEPLTLAAKEGLALLNGTQASTAFALQGLFRAEDLYAQSCVIGSISIEAAMGSRAPFDARIHEVRGQQGQIDTAHVFRELLSTHSQISDSHINCEKVQDPYCLRCQPQVLGACLTQIRQAAEVLICESNGVTDNPLVFADVGDIISGGNFHAEPVAMAADNLAIAIAEIGALAERRIALLIDSNLSKLPPFLVENGGVNSGFMIAQVTAAALASENKSLAHPASVDSLPTSANQEDHVSMATFAARRLVDMANNTQGVLAVEWLSASQGLEFRAPLHACKQVENAKALLRQHVSYYDKDRYFAPDIEAANTLLSEGKLSDFIKNSPLPSY, from the coding sequence ATGATTTCATACACACTCACACCGGGTCAGCTTGAATTAAATACCTTAAGAAAAATTAATCAATCGGCCGTAGATTTAACTTTGGCAACTGAGTCCGTCACACAAATAGCAGCCAGCGCGCAAACCGTTCAAGACGTAATAAACGAGCAGCGTACTGTATATGGTATTAATACCGGCTTTGGTTTATTAGCCAATACTAAAATAGCGAATGATGAGCTAGAACTATTACAACGCAGTATTGTGCTTTCACACGCTGCGGGCATTGGCGAATTAATGGATGACAGCACGGTCAGATTAATGATCACCCTAAAAGTAAATTCTTTATCACGGGGTTATTCTGGTATTCGTTTAGCAGTCATTGAGTTTTTTATACAGCTACTCAAAAATGAAGTGTACCCATGCGTGCCTAAAAAGGGCTCAGTGGGCGCTTCGGGCGATTTAGCCCCCCTTGCTCATATGTGCCTGCCTTTATTGGGTGAAGGGAAAATGCGCTACCAAGGAGAGCTAATAAGCGCAGAACAGGGGTTAAAAATTGCAGGGCTTGAGCCACTGACATTAGCCGCCAAAGAGGGCTTAGCCTTATTAAATGGCACGCAAGCCTCTACTGCATTTGCACTGCAGGGCTTATTTAGAGCCGAAGACTTGTACGCACAAAGCTGTGTAATTGGCTCTATCAGTATTGAGGCCGCCATGGGCAGTCGCGCACCATTTGATGCACGTATTCATGAGGTTCGTGGTCAACAAGGGCAAATTGATACCGCGCACGTATTTAGAGAACTATTAAGTACCCACTCACAAATTAGTGACTCACATATTAATTGTGAAAAAGTACAAGACCCTTATTGCCTGCGTTGCCAACCGCAAGTACTTGGTGCGTGCTTAACCCAAATACGCCAAGCCGCCGAAGTATTAATATGTGAATCAAACGGGGTAACCGATAACCCACTCGTTTTTGCCGATGTGGGGGATATTATTTCAGGTGGAAACTTTCATGCTGAGCCCGTTGCTATGGCCGCTGATAATCTTGCGATTGCCATTGCCGAAATTGGCGCCTTAGCTGAGCGACGTATTGCCCTACTGATTGACTCTAATTTATCAAAATTGCCGCCATTTTTAGTTGAAAACGGTGGGGTAAATTCAGGATTTATGATAGCTCAAGTGACCGCAGCTGCGCTCGCCTCTGAGAACAAGTCACTAGCACACCCAGCCTCGGTAGATAGCTTACCGACCTCAGCTAACCAAGAAGACCATGTCTCTATGGCAACCTTTGCCGCTAGGCGCTTAGTTGATATGGCTAATAATACGCAAGGCGTGTTAGCCGTTGAGTGGCTAAGTGCTTCTCAAGGGTTAGAATTTAGAGCGCCACTACATGCGTGTAAGCAGGTAGAAAATGCGAAGGCACTGCTACGCCAACATGTTAGCTATTACGATAAAGACCGCTACTTTGCTCCCGATATCGAAGCGGCTAACACACTACTAAGTGAAGGTAAGTTGTCCGACTTTATAAAAAATTCGCCCTTACCTTCTTATTAA